A stretch of the Capsicum annuum cultivar UCD-10X-F1 chromosome 10, UCD10Xv1.1, whole genome shotgun sequence genome encodes the following:
- the LOC124887994 gene encoding uncharacterized protein LOC124887994, with product MFQEESPELKDDENFTLAHSVRHVSGSFTKNQEGSTDKASTQLEHGHQGEISVSSEGDQVKSSPSSTTTPQGRSKLTLDVEEIKTYINYYDEKMIDTEQGHGKQSKKMDNSSLEDVTYGDEPKGPLTEIINDDSVANQPAVTDIQECVNTNTECTTKTDVQSNQKDAFGGIIPDSVQDAVDALLFGLSTPSATKALDAGTPNITFESQWTLSGSQFLPDFQMLKF from the exons ATGTTTCAGGAAGAAAGTCCGGAGTTGAAGGATGATGAGAATTTTACACTTGCTCATTCAGTACGTCATGTGTCGGGTTCTTTTACTAAAAATCAAGAGGGTTCAACAGATAAGGCATCAACTCAACTTGAACATGGTCATCAAGGAGAAATTAGTGTGTCTTCTGAGGGTGACCAAGTCAAGTCTTCTCCTTCATCTACCACAACGCCTCAAGGGCGTTCTAAGTTAACATTAGACGTGGAGGAGATAAAGACTTACATCAACTACTAT GATGAGAAAATGATTGATACAGAACAAGGTCACGGAAAACAATCGAAAAAAATGGACAACTCATCTTTGGAGGATGTGAcg TATGGAGATGAGCCCAAGGGTCCATTGACTGAAATCATAAATGACGATTCAGTTGCAAATCAACCTGCGGTCACGGATATCCAAGAATGTGTCAACACAAATACTGAATGTACAACCAAAACTGACGTTCAAAGCAATCAAAAG GATGCTTTCGGTGGCATAATACCAGATTCTGTTCAAGACGCTGTTGATGCACTCTTATTTGGGTTGTCGACACCTTCTGCCACAAAGGCGTTGGATGCTGGTACGCCAAATATAACGTTTGAGAGCCAATGGACCCTTTCGGGCAGTCAATTTCTACCCGACTTCCAGATGCTCAAGTTCTAG